The stretch of DNA cagtctagactaggagttcagttaggcagtggataATTCCAAagttgagtgggtttgtacaagtagttatataaatcaaagtcttctagtgaatcctacccgaggtggtagaaggggtgacataggagcagttgaagtcttcgaacatccataaacatatcttgtgtatttaactgattaactgttgttttcaaactgacttgatcagttagagcatccgtcagttcagttcttgtcataactgaactgatatatgtgaCAACTGATCATCTGCTTTTCAGTTATTCTATTTACATAAGTTAGAACGTTTTCTAATTtgacagtcttcttcacgaaggattacatcgagtttcttccgcttggtttttaaccaaattcgatttaattcatcggtgttaacattcttagaacacgagctattgcagcttatTGGAGAATATTATGTTTGAAATGTTTTCAAAGGCAccagcacacgatccttcaCATATGTGTTTTATGCCCTTTCTAGTAACTCTTCCAAGGTGCTTGGGGCCTTCCCGGCTGTCCACTCTTTGAATTTCCAATGGCGAAGGTTATGCTACATTATCCCTACTAGAAAATCGTAGTTTACACGTGGAACTTCATGGGATGCTTGTGTAAAATGTTGTACGGTAGTCTCTGAAACTCTCCCCTTGAACTATTGCAAATAAGTAGGCTGTTGTCTTTGGATATTTTTTGTTGATCGAAAACTGATGGAGAAAACATCGCGTCAACTGCTCCATACTCCTAGTAGTGGTTCCACGAGGCAGTTTGTTGAACCAAGCAAGTGCACGTCCTGATAGAGTGGTTAAAATGTTTTGCAATAAGGAGTGTTGCTTATGTCGTATAAGTCTGTCTTCGCATAAAATCTGTCTAGGAAAACTTTTGGATCGCATGTTCCTTCATATTATGGAAGGTTGGTGATCTTTACTCTAGTCGAGAGTGACTCGGCTAAGACGGCCGCAGTTAATGGGCTGCGCCTAGCAGGTAGGATGGCCAATGACCTCTCTTCATCATTAATTGCACGAGACCCCATGGACAAGGACATAGGGTATGGACTTTACAGTTTGTGAAGAGGTGCGATGTGCGAGGCTATGAGCCTCGTCTTCCCTATGTGCCGTCTTACTCTTGGAATTAATTGGAGCAGCCTTCGTTTCACTCGTTACTTTTTTATCCATTATCTTTCATGCTATGAGTAGAGGAGCTTTCATTGATTTTAGCTTTTTCTGCCTCGCAACGCTGTTGGGACGCTAGGAGTTGTGCCACCGCTTCAGCCGCTGCACGGGTGGCGGTCTCCTCAAACTTGGTTCTCAATGGTTCTTGGGTGATTCACATCCTTGGTGGTGGCAGATTTGACCGGGCAGACCAGATGAGCGCGAATTGGAGTTGTGTAATTGAATATTCATTGTCAATAACGAGGTAATTGGTTCCCATGGACGATGCCAAGCTGATGTAGACAAAAAAGTAGCCAAGCGGACTACTCTGCAACCGTAGACGGACAAAAGCAGTCGTAGAACGGTACTCTGGCTAGCTCGTAAACAGGTCCAAGTAGCTGGTAGAGAGCAAATTTTTTGGGTTACCACCTACATCATGAACAAACATTAGAGGCGCAGAAAATTGCCTGACGTAAACACTACGACACTCAAGtcagaaaataatttaaaaatgttctttgaaagctagagagtttaacaataaaataatgAGAGTGTACCTTGAATAATTTGAATCCTTCTCtatttatagtttttttttggAGTATATAGCAGTCTTGGGTATTTTTAAGTAATTCGATCATCCATAATGAGTTGAATAATTAAATTGGGTCATTAACCATCAATATATAAATTTGTTACAAAGCATATTTCACAGACATATTTCACTAAAATCGTAAATCACATCCCACAATTGTAGCCCCAAAGTTCATAGATTACAGCCGTCTAGCTAACATTCCATTGATTGAAGGTAATAATAATTCACGGCTCAAGCATGTGCGTATTCCAACAAATTAAACTTCCACGGTTGGAAAGATATATCCCACGAAAATAATCGTTTAAATGATTTATCTTCCTAACCTAATCACTCATATTTTCAGTCGCCGTGAAGTTTAATATTGTTGTTCCAGTGTCATAAATTTAAGTTGTATAGTCAGAAGGTTACGGAAATCAGTTGAGTCAAGGCTTGGCAGTTAGTCAGTTGAGCTCATGCTGGGTAAGTCCAGGTTTCAGTTGTGATCAAGAGCAATTGGGATATATGGATACTCCAAGAAAGCTCAAGATATAAGAACTGATATCTACTTGATCAACGGCTGgttgaaaaagaagaaaataggaGTCTGCTATATCCTTACTGCTTGACGAGAGAAGAAATTGTTCTTTTGTAATTCATAAGAGAATAACACCGAGAGAGTAAGGAGTAGATTGAGTGCAGCTAGatcttgatatttaaaaatgatcttgtAATCTGACACTATGTTTTCTAATGAGATCGCCTCCCATGATCGAATTGATGGAACAACGTAAATCTTGTGTTTTGTACATTTCGTTCTTAAATTCTTTAATTTCAGGATGTCTTGGCATTGATTCATTATTCAGTTTCTTAGGTTACAAACAAGAAGACGTATACTGTATTGCATATTCTTAGGCAGTCATCTTCATCATGATATACATTAGCAGGGATTCTTTTTCAACAAATATCAAGCATATGTTCAGATATTGACATGATCGGTACTACCCCTGCGATACACACAAAAGAACGATCTGAAACTATATTTCAGAACTATCATCATCACCAAGTTCAAACCAAACCTCATTCTAACTCCAATCTCCCAAAGTAGAACATATTACACATGTGATTGATTTTCTCTATAATATTTTCATGGTCCAAATTTGGTTAAAGAAAAAAAGaatcatttcaaaatattcgatCTTTCCATGAGAAACATGGGAAAGGTATgttaataaattaaacatttcatTCACACACTTTGGTACAACTTTCATTGAACGTGAGAGCAATCCCCTTACAAAATACAAACCACCATCCAGAATCAACAAATGGGAGGACGGCCCGCCGTCTTTTCTCCATCCTCGGGCAGCTTCCTAAAAGCCGTACTCCCGAACAAGAAAAAGCCCAAGGTGTGCCCGGCGACAGCAACCAGGAAAACGCCGGCGTTGAAAGACATAACGGCCAGCATGACAAGATAAGCCAAGCCAATCCTCAACGCGTGCACAGCAGTCTGCACCAACCCCACCGCAGCCCCACTGCGGCCCGATGTTTCTCGGAGGATGCTACAATGAGACAGCCACTCCACGAAAAGAGCGAACAGAAAGACAACTACCAGGGCGAGAATATACATGCCAAGCCGATCGTAGCCGGGCCAGCCGTCGAATAGGATCTCAGCGTTCTTTCCCCAGAAGAAGGTCATGTGCATCAACATGTGGCTGGGGTTCATCGTTGACATGCTGTCGTTAGAAGAGCCGCCGCTGGTCGGCGGAGCCATGCCGTGCATATGGTCACCGTCATTCATGGCTGCCGCGTGACTTGTAAGCTGTGAGATTTCAGCCTTTAGTTTGTGAGGCTCATATTTCTTATATATAGAGACAGATGTGTTTCGTTTCCTGTGGTCAGTACAATAAATTTTAGATAgtacaataattaaattatttttggaaataaaaaattaaatatttcacgactttttcttgatattgtttttccttatttttttaattcaggATAAAATATGGTCTCAAATTAGAATTTACATAATTTTGAATTCAAGTATGCCAATCACAGTGTGATTTTCTGAAGATTTATATCTcaactacaaaaaaaaaaaaaataacataaatgattattaattgcaccataaaatctcatttatataatataaaagacATTGATTTTTTATGACTAATTTGCGTTCATTCTCTACCCTTTTTATATTTGAAACTATATTTCAATCCCAACACGGTATTGCAGTTAAAGATCGTGTATTCTTATCCTAGACCCGCATTTTCTACTCTACCCCACCCCCGTTCctctattaatttatttaattcgaACCTAAACCCGAGTCTCGCAGACGTTGAATACACATTTATTCTTTCTCTTTCGTCCCTTATTCtaaaaagaagaaataaaaggaaaaaagagaaaaaagggaggggtaataaaatataattaattgtgAAATAATAAATGCACCtttaatttaaaacatatatttattaaagTAAGAAGCACTaagatttcaaatattatttcttCGCTAAAAACTTTTGTGAAATATTCTTACGATTCAATTTTGTGAGATTAATATATGACCTAATTCAAAtcgatttatgaaaaatattattttttatgtcaaaaatatcaTTTCTGTCCGAAAAATATCGTTTCTTGTTTATGTTGTGGAGAATTATCGTGTAATATATATTGATTTGACTGAAAATGTATTTAgttcatgaaaattattatttttatttccaaaatattacttttgttaGTTACGTTATGATAAACATTGTATATTATATGACGATTTGAGTTAAATGTATAACTTTTTATATCAAAAGTATATTGTGTAATATATGTtgatttgaatgaaaaacattatttttaagATTGTTGTAGTGAGACTTGATCTTTATTTCATCGAATGTAGACAAATTTTAGGATATATACTATCGCTATATGCATGCAAATTTTTAATAAAGACCATTATTGATAATTGAgcagatctcttgtgagatggtgttacgaatttttatctgtgagacgggtcaaccctatcgatattcacaataaaaagtaatattttttcataaatgaccCAATAAAAAATCCGTCTTGTAAAATATGATCCGTGATatcgtcttacacaagtttttgtcttgatAATTTTCATGTGAATTTGATTTTTATCTAAAGTTGACCGAATTATATGTTACGTTTTCTAAATAAGAATTTAGATAATATCTAAGAATCGTTCAATAATTGTACTGCCGAATCTTATCCAATGCGTACTATCCACGATCATTGACttcacatttatttttatttttattagtatttaatttcTTCCAATTTCAACTCgtgattttatcatatttttaagtTGAGATAGAAGAATTTAGTTCAGAAAAAATATTCAGCAACGAATTTTACATGACACTCTTAATACTTAATTGAAAacataaactaaattaaaatttcttttaagttaTAGATTTGGGACCATGAATTTCTTTTCCgagtaaaatattttgtaagacggtctTACGGAACTTTATTCATAAGACATATCAACATTGTCAACATTTACAATAAAAGGTAATACATTTTGcaaaaaaaatgtaataattttttcacgggtgacccaaataaaatattcgtatcacaaaattgactcgtgagactgtctcacataaatttttattttttttcttgctGTTTTTATGACATAAATATTGTTCAAGATTCTCTCGTgatgaaacaaaaaaaaacattacAACGTTAGCCCGAGGTTTATCCAATATTAATCAAATGATAGCATTGCGACTTTcatcataataaaaataaaaaaaaaattattttaggttgtttaaaatataccaGCTAAGTCATAGCTGTACTATATCTCATCAAATACGCCATTTAATTCACAATAGTAAGATAATCAACTAGTTAATCAtccaatgcaataaataaatagcaagatcaaataattaaatttactgAACAAGGTCAACAAATTGATAAAGCTTTTATTTTACAAAGTATTATTCCACCCGTCAAAtcacatataaaataaaatatgcaaTAATATGGCGTTTACTTCGATGTGGTTGAAACGGCAAACCTCACGCAGTTTCAAGTATATTCTCATTCGGCGCAACACGACGCTCTTGCACAAATTAACCGGGCCACGGGCCGAGTTTTATCCGGATCTGGTTTGGATTTGATGGGTACAGGTTGGGAAAATCTTGATCCTTAACCGGCTGTCAGTTGCCGATTACCGTCCGAGTCACATAA from Primulina tabacum isolate GXHZ01 chromosome 3, ASM2559414v2, whole genome shotgun sequence encodes:
- the LOC142541126 gene encoding copper transporter 6-like, whose product is MNDGDHMHGMAPPTSGGSSNDSMSTMNPSHMLMHMTFFWGKNAEILFDGWPGYDRLGMYILALVVVFLFALFVEWLSHCSILRETSGRSGAAVGLVQTAVHALRIGLAYLVMLAVMSFNAGVFLVAVAGHTLGFFLFGSTAFRKLPEDGEKTAGRPPIC